TGCTCGTCCCTCGCGCGCTCCCGGCCGACACGGCGGTCGGCCGGCACGCGCCACGGCGGGCGATCAGCCTTCGTCTTCCGGCGGCCACTCGATCCCGTGCTCGGCGAGGAGGTCGGAAAAGGCCGCCTCGTCCAGTTCGGGCACGTCGTTCGCCTCGGCGTCCTCGCGCTTGCTCGTCCCCGGCGAGTCGCCGACGACGAGGTAGTCTGTGTTGCCCGAGACCGACGAGGTCGCGTTCGCGCCGTGGGCCTCCACGAGGTCCTGCGCGACGCTGCGCGCGGTCGACAGCGACCCGGTGAACACGAACGTCAGCCCGTCGAGCGCGTCGCCCGTCTCGGTGTCGTCGGGCTGCGGGTCGACGTACTCCAGGAGGTCGTCGATGACGCGCGCGTTCTGCTCGGCCTCGAAGAAGTCCCGGACGGTACGCGCGACCGTCTCGCCGATGTCGTCCACCTCCGCCAACTCCGCCTCGCTCGCGGCTCGGACCGCCTCGAAGGTGCCGAAGTGGCGCGCGAGGTTGCGGGCCGTCGCGGCGCCGACCTCGTGGATGCCCAGCGCCGCGAGGAAGTCCGCCAGTTCCGGCTCGGTGCTCGCCTCGACCTCCGCGATGAGGTTGTCCGCGCTCGTCTCGCCCCACCCCTCCAACTCGGCGAGCTCCTCGCGCCGGTCGGGCAGGCGGTACAGATCGGGGAGCGTCTCCACGAGGCCGGCCTCGCGCAGTTGCTCGACGGACTCCTCGCCGAGCCCCTCGATGTCGAGCCCGCCCCGGCTGGCGTAGTGGACGACCGCGCGCTCGGCCTGCGCGGGACACGCGAGCCCGTTCGGACAGAACGCCAGGGGACCGTCGCGCTCCACGTCGCTGCCGCAGGCGGGACACTGGTCGGGGAACTCGTAGGGGCGGTCGCTGTGGGACTCCACGACCTCCGCGACCTGCGGGATCACGTCGCCGGCGCGCTTCACGCGCACCTCGTCGCCGACGCCGACGCCGAGCGATTCGATCTCGTCGGGGTTGTGCAGCGTCGCCCGCGACACCGTCACCCCGCCCACGTCGACCGGGTCCAGCAGGGCGACGGGCGTCAGGCGGCCGGTCCGACCCACCTGCACGACGATGTCCTCCACCGTCGTCACCTCGTGGCGCGCGGGGAACTTGTAGGCGAACGCCCAGCGATACGAGCGCGATTTGGTCCCGAGTTCCTCCCGGGCGGCGCGGTCGTTCACCTTGATCACGACGCCGTCTATCTCGTAGTTCAGGTCCTCGCGCTCCCCGGCGAGGCGGTCGCGGTAGTCGATGGCCGCCTCGATGTCCGCGGCGAGTTCGGCCCGGTCGTTCACGTGTAGGCCGAACGAGCGCAGGGCGTCGAGCTCCGCGAGGTGGTCGTCCGGTCGTTCAGGGCCGTCCGAGCCGCCGGCCGTCTCCCACCCGAGCACGTCGTAGAAGAAGCAGTCGAGCGGGCGCTCGGCGACCGCGTCGATGTCGAGCTGCCGGAGGGTGCCGGCGGCGGCGTTGCGGGGGTTCGCGAACGGCTCCTTCCCCGCCTCGATGCGCTCGCGGTTGTGCGCCTGGAAGGCGTCGCGGGGGATGAACACCTCCCCGCGCACGGCCAGCGTCTCGGGGGGGTCGCCCGCCAGCCGCTCGGGCACCGAGCGGATCGTCCGCACCTGCTCGGTCACGTCGTCGCCGACGCGCCCGTCGCCCCGCGTCGCCGCCTGCACGTAGCGGCCGTCCTCGTACACCACCTC
This genomic stretch from Halobaculum roseum harbors:
- the ligA gene encoding NAD-dependent DNA ligase LigA, with the translated sequence MSQPAEVDADDLRYADPDNPYLTEPDADFAPVEDLDADAAAEQADLLRAAIREHDHRYYARNDPLIADRTYDALFARLEELEDAFDLDAGDSPTRRVAGGTLEELGEVEHAAPMLSIDQSGDAADVREFDERVRRELARGGDGESAEVVGEDADVSYSCEPKFDGLSVEVVYEDGRYVQAATRGDGRVGDDVTEQVRTIRSVPERLAGDPPETLAVRGEVFIPRDAFQAHNRERIEAGKEPFANPRNAAAGTLRQLDIDAVAERPLDCFFYDVLGWETAGGSDGPERPDDHLAELDALRSFGLHVNDRAELAADIEAAIDYRDRLAGEREDLNYEIDGVVIKVNDRAAREELGTKSRSYRWAFAYKFPARHEVTTVEDIVVQVGRTGRLTPVALLDPVDVGGVTVSRATLHNPDEIESLGVGVGDEVRVKRAGDVIPQVAEVVESHSDRPYEFPDQCPACGSDVERDGPLAFCPNGLACPAQAERAVVHYASRGGLDIEGLGEESVEQLREAGLVETLPDLYRLPDRREELAELEGWGETSADNLIAEVEASTEPELADFLAALGIHEVGAATARNLARHFGTFEAVRAASEAELAEVDDIGETVARTVRDFFEAEQNARVIDDLLEYVDPQPDDTETGDALDGLTFVFTGSLSTARSVAQDLVEAHGANATSSVSGNTDYLVVGDSPGTSKREDAEANDVPELDEAAFSDLLAEHGIEWPPEDEG